Below is a window of Desulfobacterales bacterium DNA.
CTCCGAGGCGATGTCCACCTCCACCGGGATGCCGGCCCAGCGCTCCAGCCAGTACTTGGCCACCAGGGCCGCGTGCCAGGAGGTGCCGCAGGCCACCAGGGCGATCCGTTCGATCCGGGCAATCTCGGCGTTGCTGAGATTGATCTCCGGCAGGGTCACCGCGCCGGTTTCCGCGTTGATCCGGCCGCGGATGGTGTTGCGGATCGCCAGGGGTTGTTCGTAGATCTCCTTGAGCATGAAGTGTTTGAAGCCGGTCTTCTCGGCCATGCCCGGATCCCAGTCAATGGTCTGGATCTGCTTGTCGACCTTCCGGCCGGTGTCCAGGTTGCGGATCTCCCGGCCGTCTCTGGTGAGGATCGCCATCTCCCGGTCATCCAGGTAGATCACCCGGCGGGTATAGGGGAGCAGGGCCGGGATGTCCGAGGCCAGCAGCGAGCCGGATCCCTGATATATTTCATCGTCCTGGATGCCGAGCACCAGGGGGCTCTGGTTGCGGACCGCAACCAGGATGTCCGGCTGGCCGGTCCACAGCACCCCGACGGCATAGGAGCCTTCCACCTTTTTCAGGGCCGCGGCCATTGCCGTGGGCAGATCATCGTCCAGGCTCTCCTCGATCAGGTGGGCCAGCACCTCGGTATCGGTCTCTGATTGAAAGACATGCCCCTTCTGCCGCAGTTCGTCGCGCAGGGACTGATAGTTCTCGATGATCCCGTTATGGACCACCACCAACTCGCCGCTGCAGTCGCTGTGCGGGTGGGCGTTGCTGGTGGAGGGCGGGCCGTGGGTGGCCCAGCGGGTATGGCCCAGGCCGATGTGGCTGTCAACGCCGATGCAGTCCTCGACAATGGCCTGGAGGTTGGCCAGCTTGCCGTGGGAGCGGTGCTTGGCCAGCCGGTTGCTCTTCAGGTAGACGATTCCGGCCGAGTCGTAGCCGCGATACTCCAGCCGCTTGAGCCCGTCGAGGAGAATGGGGACCACCCGGCGCGAGCCGATATAGCCGACAATACCGCACATGTTGTTTCCCTCTTACGAAAGGGTTGTTGGTTTTTTTCGCCCGGACCGGCTGATGACGGTTGGCAACTGAGCGTTCCGTCGGGGTGTTGCTGCAAAGCTGTATATTCTACGCCCTGTTTGTTTTTATGGCGAGTTTTTTTCTTTTCAGCGGTGGAAAAAGTTAGTAACTATGTCACGGTTCAAAACAGTGAAATCTTACAGTTCGGAGGATTAACCGGATTGGTTGCACACCGGTGAACTGTTACGATTGATTTGATTTTCTCTCCAGCAGTAATTAAGGATACCTTTATGGACGATAAACAGCGGTTAAAAGAACTGCTCCTGGCAAAATCATATTATCAAGGAGAGGTGACCCTCTCATCCGGCCGCAAGTCGGATTTTTATATTGACGGCAAGCAGACCACCCTTGACGCCGAAGGGGCCTATCTCTGCGGCAAACTGCTTTACGGCCTGGTCCGGGACAATCCGGAACCCATTGCCGCGGTGGGCGGAATGACCCTGGGCGCCGATCCCCTGGTCACCGCGGTATCGTTGATCAGTTTTCTTGAAAAAGCGCCTATCCCGGCGTTCATTATCAGGAAAGAAGCCAAGGACCACGGCACTGAGAATTTCATCGAGGGCCGCAGCAATGTGCCGGACAACGCCACCGTGGCCCTGGTCGAGGATGTGGTCACCAGCGGCTCCACCCTGTTGACAGTGATCGAGCGGGTCACCGCCCTGGGGTTCAAGGTCGGGTTGGTGGCCACGGTGGTGGACCGGCAGGAGGGCGGGGCCGAGGCCCTGGCCGCCCGGGGATATAAGCTGCTGCCGGTATTTACCCGGCAGGAATTGTTGGGCCGGCACCAGCCATGATGCAGTGTAAGAAATGCCGGGGTGTGCTTGAGGTGCAGCGAATGTGCTCCCGGGTGCGAATGCGGTGCCGAAACTGCGGGCAGGAGTACCAGATCCACGAGGTGGCTGATCAACTGGATTCTGAAACCGAGGCCATTCTGGAGCGCTGGACCGCTATTGTCTACGATTGAATCATTGCCGGAGAGATGGCGGGAAAAGGGGACATGGACGTAATCACGGCGGATGATGCCGTGTCAAGATGAGATCAGGTCCGGAATTCCGGACCTGATAGGGTTTAAGAAAAGAGACTGGGTGCGCGTTTAGAATTTTTCCGTAAAGGAGGGATCGGAGATGCCCGGTGATCGCTTTCGTCGCAAGGTGGAATCTCTTCTGGCCGCTGCTGACATCCGGATCAACGGCGACCGTCCATGGGACCTCGCGGTCCATAACGAAAAGCTGTTTCCCGCTATTCTGACCTCTGCCTCGCTGGGCTTTGGCAATGGGTATGCCGACGGGTGGTGGGACTGTGAACGGCTCGATGAGGCCGTGACCAGAAGTCTCCGGGCCGGTCTTGACCGCCGGATGGGCAACCTCGGTGAGATTCTGCTCATCCTCAAGGCCAGATTCTGCAACCTGCAGAAATGGGGCCGGGCCTTCCAGGTCGGCCGCTATCATTATGATCTCAGCAACCGGCTCTATCGGGCCATGCTCGATAAGCGGATGATCTACAGCTGCGGCTACTGGCAACGGGCAACAACCCTGGACGAGGCCCAGGAGGCCAAGCTGGACCTGGTCTGTCGCAAGCTCGATCTCCGTCCCGGGATGCGGGTCCTGGACATCGGCTGCGGCTGGGGCGGGGCCGCGAAGTTCGCGGTGGAGCGCCACGGCGTCGAGGTGGTGGGGATCACCGTGTCCCGCGAGCAGGAACGGCTGGCCCGCAAGCTGTGCCAGGGGCTGCCGGTGGAGATCAGACTCATGGATTACCGTGATCTGAGCGGCAGATTTGACCGGATTTTTTCCCTCGGCATGTTCGAGCATGTCGGCTATAAGAATTATCGTACCTTTATGCGGACCGTCAGACGATGCCTGAAAAGGGATGGGCTCTTTCTGCTCCATACCATTGGCGGCAATGTGTCGGAGACCCATATCGATCCCTGGATAGACCGGTGTATTTTCCCCAACGCGATGATCCCGTCGGCCAGACAGATATGCCAGGCCCTTGAGGGCCTGTTCGTGATTGAGGACTGGCATAGTTTCGGTGCTGACTATGATAAAACCCTGGTGCAATGGTTTCGCAACTTTGACGGAAACTGGGAGACATTGCGGAAAGACTATGACGATCATTTTTACCGGACGTGGAAATACTATCTCCTCTCCTGCGCCGGCTCCTTCCGGGCCCGCAGGAATCAACTCTGGCAGATAGTGCTCTCGCCGGAGGGGATTCCCGGCGGGTACCATTCAGTGCGCTGAGTTTCAGAAGACAGAGGACAGAAGACAGAGGACAGAAGAATTAGTGCTGAGCAATGAGCAATGAGTTGAAATCAGAAGACGAAAAAAACCGTGGGCGGTGAAAAAAATATGGGGCAGTGATCGCGTGCTGGAATATTATATTCCCTGCACCCTGCACCTCTTTCTTGAATATAAAGGTAGAAAAAATGCGGAAACCGGAAATTGACCTGGGGGTGTGTACGGAATGCGATGGGTGTATCGCCTCGTGTCCCGCGGTGTTTCAGCGCAACGAGGCAGTCGGTTATATCGAGGTGATTGAACTGGATCACTATCCGGTCGATGAAGTGAACGACGCGATCAGGGACTGTCCGGTGGACTGTATCGCCTGGGTTGAGGAGTAGCCCGGATATCTTTCACCGGCGCCACGCCCTGGCTTCCGGCCCGGGCTCGATCAACCCCTGGATTCTGTCGAGTAATGGGCCCAGGGTCCGGGCATCCAGGGCGGAAAGCGGTACCGCGTCCAGTTCCCGGGCCAGGGACTCTGCCATCTCCGGAGCTATCAGGTCGATCTTGTTCAATACCCGCAGGCATGGCAGGGTATCAAGCTTCAGCTCGCGCAGCAGCTCTTCCACCACCCCGGCCTGGTCCCGGAACCGGGGATTGCCGGCATCAATGACATGGATCAGCAGGTCTGCCTCATGCAGTTCCTCCAGGGTGGCCTTGAATGCCTGGAGCAGTTCACCGGGCAGGTGACGGATAAATCCCACCGTGTCGGTGATAATCACCTCCCGGTCCCTGGGAAAGCGGAGCCTGCGGCTGGTGGGGTCCAGGGTGGCGAACAGTTTGTCCTCGGCCGTGATTCTGCTGTGGGTCAGGGTGTTGAGCAGGGTTGACTTGCCGGCATTGGTATAGCCCACCAGGGAGAGTACCGGCACCTCCTTCTTGCGCCGCCGGCTCCGTCGTTGATGCCGTTCCCTGGCAATCTCTTTTAATTTTTTACCCAGCATGGTGATCCGGTCGTTGATCCGCCGCCGGTCGATCTCCAGCTTGGTCTCGCCCGGGCCGCGGCCGCCGATTCCGCCGGTTAAGCGGGACAGGGCGTCATCGCGCCGGCCGAGCCGGGGCAGCATGTACTTGAGCTGGGCCATCTCCACCTGGAGCTTGCCCTCCCGGCTCCGGGCCCGCCGGGCGAATATATCGAGAATAAGCTGGGTGCGGTCAATGACCCGCAGTTCGGTGTGATCGGTGATCGAGCGGATCTGGGACGGGTTAAGCTCATTGTCGAATATGAGCAGATTGGCGTTCAATCCGAGGGCGCTGAGCATGATCTCGCCCAGCTTGCCCCGGCCGAGGATCCATCTGGGATTGATCCGGCGGCGGCGCTGGATCATGGTATCCAGGACGATTACCTCGTTGGACCGGGCCAGTTCGACCAATTCGTCCAGCGATTCCCCGGCCTCCTTTCTGGTCCGGGCCTGGGCCGGGGTGGTGACGCTGACCAGGATCGCCCGGTCCCGGCCTTTATCCACTGCCCGGGTCGGTTGCTGCCGGGCAAACTCCTCTTCCAGGGCAATGACGGTCTCAAGAAAGGTGGCCGGCTGTTGGCTCGGCACCACCGGCGCCAACAGGGTCCAGGGCGAGGTGGAATCAGTGGCGGGCAGCAGGTGCGCGGCATAGAGTTTCTCCGGCAGGCCGTTGGCCTTGACCTTGAGCATGGCCATGCAGTCGAGACGGAGAAAGAGCAGGTCAAGGAGATCGTCCTCGCTCAGTTTTTCGTTGTCCAGGTGGGTGTGGATGCAGCGCAACCCCTTGAGCCGGCCGCTGGTCGAGCGGATGCTGGATAATGGTGGAATCACGATCCGGCCCCGGTCGCCGACAATCACCAGTTCCACCCGGCCGGCCCGGTCGACCAGCAGGCCAACCTGCCGGTTGACGGCAAAGGATATCTCGCTTATCGAACGGGCCATTTCCGGGCTGATAATCAATTCCGGCGGCACCCGTTTCCTGCCCAGCCGTTCCAGTCCTTTAAGCTGCGCCGTTTTCAGACCGCTGGTATTGCCGACTATCTTGCTGATTGGAAAACCCCTTAACGCAGTACCCTTTTATCCCCCACCCGCAAGGTCACCTTGATCTTGTCAAAGTACTCCATCAGCGGGATGGAGAATTTACGGGTGGTGGTGGTGAGATTCTTGAAGCCCGGGGCGTCGATCTCCTGGTGCTCCTCCAGGTGGGCGACGAGTTTTTTTTCCAACTCAACCAGGGCGGCCCGGGGGAAGTAGAGATTTTCCGTGACCCGGACCAGTTCCTGGTCCTGGACCAGCAGATCGAGGATCTGCTTGAGCCGGTCCGGCCCGGTGTCAGTGAACCTGGCCTGGAGATCCTTGATAGTGGGCGGCCCCAGGCCGCTGTCTCGAAACAGGGCCGAGATGTCCCGGCGCAGGGAGTGGTCATCCTCCTGCAGGGCCACGACATGGCCCGACAGCCGGATCAGGGCCTGGTCCTGCTCGATCTCCTTGCGGTTGGTCAGGTCCTTGAGCATGAACTGGAACAGCCGCTGGTCCAGGCCGTGGTAGAGACGGGAGCGGAGTTCCTCCTTGGACAGCCCGGCCTTGAGCGGGTTGGCCCGGTGGTAATCGGCCAGGATTTCCCTGGCCTTGTCCGCCAGTTGTTCATAGACCCCGGCCTCGATCAGCCGCTGCTTGTCCGAATCAACCACCAGGACCTTGCGGGCCGACAGCGGCCCGTTGAGCAGTTTTTTCAAGCGATTGCCGAATATCCCGGTCTTGACCCCCAGCCGGTTGTAATCCAGGCCGTGGTAACCGCTTTCCCTTAAGAAGAACAGGGCCATCTCCTCGGGCGTGCCCTGGTGATACAGCTTGAAGATGTCGGCGCTGTCCTGGCGGAAACGGCGTCTTTTGCGGGGCGAGCCGTTTAAAATTCCGCCGCCGCCGATGGTGGTCACCGGCGAGTAGCTCCGCACCACATAGCGGTCGCCGGGCCAGGCAGTGGCCGGTTTCTCCAGGCGGATCTGGACATTGGCCAAGGAACCCGGGACCAGTTCCTCGTCTTCAAGGAGGACCAGCCGGCCGAGGATCTCGGCGGTGCCGAGATGGATCCGGACCCTGGCCCGGTTTTTGAGATTTTTCTTGGCAGACCCCAGGTAGATGAAATCAGCGTCCAGGAGAAAGGTGGGCTGCAGACAACCCGGGCTGGCGATCACATCGCCCCGTTCAAGCAACCCCTTGTCCACCCCGTGGAGATTCAATGCGGTCCGGTGGCCGGCCTCCACCTCCTGCACTTCGCTGGCATGGACCTGGATTCCCCGGATCTTGGCAGTGATTTTCTTGGGAAAGATGGTGACCTCCTCGCCGGTCTTGATC
It encodes the following:
- the cfa gene encoding cyclopropane fatty acyl phospholipid synthase — translated: MPGDRFRRKVESLLAAADIRINGDRPWDLAVHNEKLFPAILTSASLGFGNGYADGWWDCERLDEAVTRSLRAGLDRRMGNLGEILLILKARFCNLQKWGRAFQVGRYHYDLSNRLYRAMLDKRMIYSCGYWQRATTLDEAQEAKLDLVCRKLDLRPGMRVLDIGCGWGGAAKFAVERHGVEVVGITVSREQERLARKLCQGLPVEIRLMDYRDLSGRFDRIFSLGMFEHVGYKNYRTFMRTVRRCLKRDGLFLLHTIGGNVSETHIDPWIDRCIFPNAMIPSARQICQALEGLFVIEDWHSFGADYDKTLVQWFRNFDGNWETLRKDYDDHFYRTWKYYLLSCAGSFRARRNQLWQIVLSPEGIPGGYHSVR
- the selB gene encoding selenocysteine-specific translation elongation factor — translated: MREIVLGTAGHVDHGKTSLIKALTGIDTDRLKEEKERGITIELGFAHLDLACGHRLGIIDVPGHERFVRNMVAGAAGMDLVAFIIAADEGIMPQTREHFEICQLLGIKQGLIIITKKDMVEPDWLELVEEEVREYFADSFLADAPLVTVSSTTGEGIDAVRTLLDEMVREKEFHQAHGPFRMPIDRVFTIKGFGAVVTGTSISGRIKTGEEVTIFPKKITAKIRGIQVHASEVQEVEAGHRTALNLHGVDKGLLERGDVIASPGCLQPTFLLDADFIYLGSAKKNLKNRARVRIHLGTAEILGRLVLLEDEELVPGSLANVQIRLEKPATAWPGDRYVVRSYSPVTTIGGGGILNGSPRKRRRFRQDSADIFKLYHQGTPEEMALFFLRESGYHGLDYNRLGVKTGIFGNRLKKLLNGPLSARKVLVVDSDKQRLIEAGVYEQLADKAREILADYHRANPLKAGLSKEELRSRLYHGLDQRLFQFMLKDLTNRKEIEQDQALIRLSGHVVALQEDDHSLRRDISALFRDSGLGPPTIKDLQARFTDTGPDRLKQILDLLVQDQELVRVTENLYFPRAALVELEKKLVAHLEEHQEIDAPGFKNLTTTTRKFSIPLMEYFDKIKVTLRVGDKRVLR
- the pyrE gene encoding orotate phosphoribosyltransferase; the protein is MDDKQRLKELLLAKSYYQGEVTLSSGRKSDFYIDGKQTTLDAEGAYLCGKLLYGLVRDNPEPIAAVGGMTLGADPLVTAVSLISFLEKAPIPAFIIRKEAKDHGTENFIEGRSNVPDNATVALVEDVVTSGSTLLTVIERVTALGFKVGLVATVVDRQEGGAEALAARGYKLLPVFTRQELLGRHQP
- the glmS gene encoding glutamine--fructose-6-phosphate transaminase (isomerizing) translates to MCGIVGYIGSRRVVPILLDGLKRLEYRGYDSAGIVYLKSNRLAKHRSHGKLANLQAIVEDCIGVDSHIGLGHTRWATHGPPSTSNAHPHSDCSGELVVVHNGIIENYQSLRDELRQKGHVFQSETDTEVLAHLIEESLDDDLPTAMAAALKKVEGSYAVGVLWTGQPDILVAVRNQSPLVLGIQDDEIYQGSGSLLASDIPALLPYTRRVIYLDDREMAILTRDGREIRNLDTGRKVDKQIQTIDWDPGMAEKTGFKHFMLKEIYEQPLAIRNTIRGRINAETGAVTLPEINLSNAEIARIERIALVACGTSWHAALVAKYWLERWAGIPVEVDIASEFRYRHLLLNERVLTVAISQSGETADTLAGIRLAASLGSKVISICNVVGSTMTRESDGTIYTHAGPEIGVASTKAFTSQLAALFLLVLLLGGIRNTISPGDRKRLVAGLIGLPNLLAREIPRLQDEIKQLAEKYYDCQDFLFIGRGLNFPIAMEGALKLKEISYIHAEGYAAGELKHGPIALIDKDMPVLALAPRDAVYAKTISNIEEIRARQGRLLVIGTEQDTRLAEISEDVIFMPATEEELNPILYAIPAQLLAYEIATLRGCDVDQPRNLAKSVTVE
- the hflX gene encoding GTPase HflX, which encodes MARSISEISFAVNRQVGLLVDRAGRVELVIVGDRGRIVIPPLSSIRSTSGRLKGLRCIHTHLDNEKLSEDDLLDLLFLRLDCMAMLKVKANGLPEKLYAAHLLPATDSTSPWTLLAPVVPSQQPATFLETVIALEEEFARQQPTRAVDKGRDRAILVSVTTPAQARTRKEAGESLDELVELARSNEVIVLDTMIQRRRRINPRWILGRGKLGEIMLSALGLNANLLIFDNELNPSQIRSITDHTELRVIDRTQLILDIFARRARSREGKLQVEMAQLKYMLPRLGRRDDALSRLTGGIGGRGPGETKLEIDRRRINDRITMLGKKLKEIARERHQRRSRRRKKEVPVLSLVGYTNAGKSTLLNTLTHSRITAEDKLFATLDPTSRRLRFPRDREVIITDTVGFIRHLPGELLQAFKATLEELHEADLLIHVIDAGNPRFRDQAGVVEELLRELKLDTLPCLRVLNKIDLIAPEMAESLARELDAVPLSALDARTLGPLLDRIQGLIEPGPEARAWRR
- a CDS encoding ferredoxin, giving the protein MRKPEIDLGVCTECDGCIASCPAVFQRNEAVGYIEVIELDHYPVDEVNDAIRDCPVDCIAWVEE